Proteins found in one Zea mays cultivar B73 chromosome 1, Zm-B73-REFERENCE-NAM-5.0, whole genome shotgun sequence genomic segment:
- the LOC100383462 gene encoding putative L-ascorbate peroxidase 6 isoform X3: protein MELNSIPYIASWSSSSSCFYYSYSRCACRGTRDGKLVTKASAAGRKRAADSVCSQLSEQGTEDSISGPRSSWRIRRRDLASAILLPFLIPRVNISIAAEIYDASIIRSGVRSVLTKGKAAGVLRLVFHDAGTFEIGDGSGGMNGSIIYEVDRPENIGLNRSIKILRKAKEGIDNVQKVSWADLIAVAGAEAVALCGGPEIPVRLGRVDSSADPSGKLPEETLDAASLKTLFSKKGFSAQELVVLSGAHTIGGKGFGSPVVFDNTYFKVLLDNRPPQTSSTGNGMAAMVGLRTDWALTEDDECLRWIRIYAEDQARFFDDFRDTYIKLVDSGASWRTA from the exons ATGGAGCTCAACAGCATCCCCTATATTGCGTCGTGGTCTTCCTCCTCGAGCTGCTTCTACTACAGCTACAGTCGCTGCGCCTGCAG AGGTACAAGAGATGGGAAGCTGGTAACAAAAGCTTCTGCAGCTGGTCGTAAGCGTGCTGCTGATTCAGTATGTTCACAACTCTCTGAGCAGGGAACTGAAGATTCCATTTCAG GTCCTAGATCTTCCTGGCGTATAAGGAGGAGAGACCTTGCTTCTGCCATTTTACTCCCTTTTCTGATTCCTCGTGTTAACATCTCTATCGC GGCTGAGATATACGACGCATCAATTATTCGAAGTGGTGTGAGGAGTGTTTTAACCAAGGGCAAGGCTGCTGGTGTGCTTCGGTTGGTTTTCCATGATGCAGGGACTTTTGAAATTGGGGACGGATCAG GTGGCATGAATGGCTCTATAATTTATGAAGTTGACAGGCCTGAAAACATTGGCCTAAATAGATCCATAAAG ATACTAAGAAAAGCAAAAGAAGGAATCGACAACGTTCAGAAAG TGTCGTGGGCGGATCTGATTGCCGTGGCTGGCGCTGAGGCAGTTGCGCTCTGTGGCGGGCCTGAGATTCCAGTAAGGCTAGGAAGAGTAGATTCTAG TGCTGACCCTAGTGGTAAACTTCCTGAAGAAACATTGGACGCAGCTTCCTTGAAGACATTATTCAGCAAGAAGGGCTTTTC GGCGCAGGAGCTGGTTGTTTTGTCGGGAGCGCACACGATTGGAGGGAAAGGGTTCGGGAGTCCAGTTGTTTTCGACAACACCTATTTCAAGGTGCTGCTCGATAATAGGCCGCCGCAGACATCTTCGA CTGGCAATGGCATGGCGGCGATGGTTGGGCTGCGCACGGACTGGGCGCTCACTGAAGACGACGAGTGCTTGAG ATGGATCAGGATCTACGCAGAGGACCAAGCTAGGTTCTTCGACGACTTCAGGGACACGTACATCAAGCTCGTAGACAGCGGAGCCTCGTGGAGAACAGCTTGA
- the LOC100383462 gene encoding Putative L-ascorbate peroxidase 6, whose protein sequence is MELNSIPYIASWSSSSSCFYYSYSRCACRGTRDGKLVTKASAAGRKRAADSVCSQLSEQGTEDSISGPRSSWRIRRRDLASAILLPFLIPRVNISIAAEIYDASIIRSGVRSVLTKGKAAGVLRLVFHDAGTFEIGDGSGGMNGSIIYEVDRPENIGLNRSIKILRKAKEGIDNVQKVSWADLIAVAGAEAVALCGGPEIPVRLGRVDSSSADPSGKLPEETLDAASLKTLFSKKGFSAQELVVLSGAHTIGGKGFGSPVVFDNTYFKVLLDNRPPQTSSKAGNGMAAMVGLRTDWALTEDDECLRWIRIYAEDQARFFDDFRDTYIKLVDSGASWRTA, encoded by the exons ATGGAGCTCAACAGCATCCCCTATATTGCGTCGTGGTCTTCCTCCTCGAGCTGCTTCTACTACAGCTACAGTCGCTGCGCCTGCAG AGGTACAAGAGATGGGAAGCTGGTAACAAAAGCTTCTGCAGCTGGTCGTAAGCGTGCTGCTGATTCAGTATGTTCACAACTCTCTGAGCAGGGAACTGAAGATTCCATTTCAG GTCCTAGATCTTCCTGGCGTATAAGGAGGAGAGACCTTGCTTCTGCCATTTTACTCCCTTTTCTGATTCCTCGTGTTAACATCTCTATCGC GGCTGAGATATACGACGCATCAATTATTCGAAGTGGTGTGAGGAGTGTTTTAACCAAGGGCAAGGCTGCTGGTGTGCTTCGGTTGGTTTTCCATGATGCAGGGACTTTTGAAATTGGGGACGGATCAG GTGGCATGAATGGCTCTATAATTTATGAAGTTGACAGGCCTGAAAACATTGGCCTAAATAGATCCATAAAG ATACTAAGAAAAGCAAAAGAAGGAATCGACAACGTTCAGAAAG TGTCGTGGGCGGATCTGATTGCCGTGGCTGGCGCTGAGGCAGTTGCGCTCTGTGGCGGGCCTGAGATTCCAGTAAGGCTAGGAAGAGTAGATTCTAG CAGTGCTGACCCTAGTGGTAAACTTCCTGAAGAAACATTGGACGCAGCTTCCTTGAAGACATTATTCAGCAAGAAGGGCTTTTC GGCGCAGGAGCTGGTTGTTTTGTCGGGAGCGCACACGATTGGAGGGAAAGGGTTCGGGAGTCCAGTTGTTTTCGACAACACCTATTTCAAGGTGCTGCTCGATAATAGGCCGCCGCAGACATCTTCGA AAGCTGGCAATGGCATGGCGGCGATGGTTGGGCTGCGCACGGACTGGGCGCTCACTGAAGACGACGAGTGCTTGAG ATGGATCAGGATCTACGCAGAGGACCAAGCTAGGTTCTTCGACGACTTCAGGGACACGTACATCAAGCTCGTAGACAGCGGAGCCTCGTGGAGAACAGCTTGA
- the LOC100383462 gene encoding putative L-ascorbate peroxidase 6 isoform X2 produces the protein MELNSIPYIASWSSSSSCFYYSYSRCACRGTRDGKLVTKASAAGRKRAADSVCSQLSEQGTEDSISGPRSSWRIRRRDLASAILLPFLIPRVNISIAAEIYDASIIRSGVRSVLTKGKAAGVLRLVFHDAGTFEIGDGSGGMNGSIIYEVDRPENIGLNRSIKILRKAKEGIDNVQKVSWADLIAVAGAEAVALCGGPEIPVRLGRVDSSADPSGKLPEETLDAASLKTLFSKKGFSAQELVVLSGAHTIGGKGFGSPVVFDNTYFKVLLDNRPPQTSSKAGNGMAAMVGLRTDWALTEDDECLRWIRIYAEDQARFFDDFRDTYIKLVDSGASWRTA, from the exons ATGGAGCTCAACAGCATCCCCTATATTGCGTCGTGGTCTTCCTCCTCGAGCTGCTTCTACTACAGCTACAGTCGCTGCGCCTGCAG AGGTACAAGAGATGGGAAGCTGGTAACAAAAGCTTCTGCAGCTGGTCGTAAGCGTGCTGCTGATTCAGTATGTTCACAACTCTCTGAGCAGGGAACTGAAGATTCCATTTCAG GTCCTAGATCTTCCTGGCGTATAAGGAGGAGAGACCTTGCTTCTGCCATTTTACTCCCTTTTCTGATTCCTCGTGTTAACATCTCTATCGC GGCTGAGATATACGACGCATCAATTATTCGAAGTGGTGTGAGGAGTGTTTTAACCAAGGGCAAGGCTGCTGGTGTGCTTCGGTTGGTTTTCCATGATGCAGGGACTTTTGAAATTGGGGACGGATCAG GTGGCATGAATGGCTCTATAATTTATGAAGTTGACAGGCCTGAAAACATTGGCCTAAATAGATCCATAAAG ATACTAAGAAAAGCAAAAGAAGGAATCGACAACGTTCAGAAAG TGTCGTGGGCGGATCTGATTGCCGTGGCTGGCGCTGAGGCAGTTGCGCTCTGTGGCGGGCCTGAGATTCCAGTAAGGCTAGGAAGAGTAGATTCTAG TGCTGACCCTAGTGGTAAACTTCCTGAAGAAACATTGGACGCAGCTTCCTTGAAGACATTATTCAGCAAGAAGGGCTTTTC GGCGCAGGAGCTGGTTGTTTTGTCGGGAGCGCACACGATTGGAGGGAAAGGGTTCGGGAGTCCAGTTGTTTTCGACAACACCTATTTCAAGGTGCTGCTCGATAATAGGCCGCCGCAGACATCTTCGA AAGCTGGCAATGGCATGGCGGCGATGGTTGGGCTGCGCACGGACTGGGCGCTCACTGAAGACGACGAGTGCTTGAG ATGGATCAGGATCTACGCAGAGGACCAAGCTAGGTTCTTCGACGACTTCAGGGACACGTACATCAAGCTCGTAGACAGCGGAGCCTCGTGGAGAACAGCTTGA
- the LOC100383462 gene encoding putative L-ascorbate peroxidase 6 isoform X1, whose product MELNSIPYIASWSSSSSCFYYSYSRCACRGTRDGKLVTKASAAGRKRAADSVCSQLSEQGTEDSISGPRSSWRIRRRDLASAILLPFLIPRVNISIAAEIYDASIIRSGVRSVLTKGKAAGVLRLVFHDAGTFEIGDGSGGMNGSIIYEVDRPENIGLNRSIKILRKAKEGIDNVQKVSWADLIAVAGAEAVALCGGPEIPVRLGRVDSSSADPSGKLPEETLDAASLKTLFSKKGFSAQELVVLSGAHTIGGKGFGSPVVFDNTYFKVLLDNRPPQTSSTGNGMAAMVGLRTDWALTEDDECLRWIRIYAEDQARFFDDFRDTYIKLVDSGASWRTA is encoded by the exons ATGGAGCTCAACAGCATCCCCTATATTGCGTCGTGGTCTTCCTCCTCGAGCTGCTTCTACTACAGCTACAGTCGCTGCGCCTGCAG AGGTACAAGAGATGGGAAGCTGGTAACAAAAGCTTCTGCAGCTGGTCGTAAGCGTGCTGCTGATTCAGTATGTTCACAACTCTCTGAGCAGGGAACTGAAGATTCCATTTCAG GTCCTAGATCTTCCTGGCGTATAAGGAGGAGAGACCTTGCTTCTGCCATTTTACTCCCTTTTCTGATTCCTCGTGTTAACATCTCTATCGC GGCTGAGATATACGACGCATCAATTATTCGAAGTGGTGTGAGGAGTGTTTTAACCAAGGGCAAGGCTGCTGGTGTGCTTCGGTTGGTTTTCCATGATGCAGGGACTTTTGAAATTGGGGACGGATCAG GTGGCATGAATGGCTCTATAATTTATGAAGTTGACAGGCCTGAAAACATTGGCCTAAATAGATCCATAAAG ATACTAAGAAAAGCAAAAGAAGGAATCGACAACGTTCAGAAAG TGTCGTGGGCGGATCTGATTGCCGTGGCTGGCGCTGAGGCAGTTGCGCTCTGTGGCGGGCCTGAGATTCCAGTAAGGCTAGGAAGAGTAGATTCTAG CAGTGCTGACCCTAGTGGTAAACTTCCTGAAGAAACATTGGACGCAGCTTCCTTGAAGACATTATTCAGCAAGAAGGGCTTTTC GGCGCAGGAGCTGGTTGTTTTGTCGGGAGCGCACACGATTGGAGGGAAAGGGTTCGGGAGTCCAGTTGTTTTCGACAACACCTATTTCAAGGTGCTGCTCGATAATAGGCCGCCGCAGACATCTTCGA CTGGCAATGGCATGGCGGCGATGGTTGGGCTGCGCACGGACTGGGCGCTCACTGAAGACGACGAGTGCTTGAG ATGGATCAGGATCTACGCAGAGGACCAAGCTAGGTTCTTCGACGACTTCAGGGACACGTACATCAAGCTCGTAGACAGCGGAGCCTCGTGGAGAACAGCTTGA